The Pantoea eucalypti sequence GGTGGTTTTATCCTTTGCGCGCACCGCAGGCTGGCCATTGATAAAGACACTTTTCGATCCCTGCGCCAGATATTGCGGTCCACTGTGTTTTTCACAGGCCACTTTGTCCTGCTCCAGCGGAGAGGTACCCGCATCGGCGGAGGCGACCGTAGGTTGCCACATTGCACTGCCAAACTGGCCCACCGCAGAGAGCAGCATGCCGCCGTAGTCGGCAAAGCTCTTCGGCGATTGCGGTTCCGGTGGCGGTGTCTCACCGGGCGTGAGCATCCCGGCCGCACGCACGGCTAAAAGACCATTTACGTAGACGTTGTCTGAACCGCTGGATATCACTCCGGCGGGTGACGGCGGGAATATCATGTTTCCCAGCCCATCGGCCGCTTTGCTGATCTCCTGTGACAGACCCACGGCATTGGCCAGTATACCGCCAAGAATACCGCTGAGCAGGCAACTGTTACCCACGGCAGCGACACTCGCCGCTGCCGCCCCTGTACCCAGCAGTGGCGCTGCCGAGACGATAGCAGCACCCACTGCGGCACCAATGACGGCATACGCCGCACCTTCTGCCACAATGCTGGTGATATCAGCAAAAATGCTGGAGTGAATGATCTCATCGCCCACGCGGGCCGCAGGATTATCCATAAGTTATGCTTTCCGTGGCGTGTTCAGAGTCAGGCTTTGTTTAAAAGCACTCCAGCGCTGTCCGTCTTCTTCATTGAATGGACGCATCGCGGAGAGCGTAAAAATCATTAAGGTGTTCGAGTCCGGCACCTGCGTAGCCAGCTGTTTCTGCCACACGGCCTGCCCATTACGGTCAAACATAGTTTCAACTTCAATTGCGTGTAAGGTGTTATCTACACCCGCCATCACGCGTACAAACTCACTCTGCTGGATGTGACCCATCTGACTCCGCAACGTGTCCCACTGACGCTGGAATTCTTTTTCCGCATCACTGCCCTCAGAAATAACACCACGGCTTACAACCCATGCCAGCCCACTGGCTTCGTCGCGGAGAATATTCATGGTGGTGTCCTGCCAGACAGCAGGAAAAAGCGCAAAGGCGCCCTCATTGAATTGGTAATTCATAATAGATTTCCATATGGGGAAAGTAAAAACGGGATGTTATTAACAGCAGAGGAATTAACTATTTATTTTCATCATAATTGGGTGCGATACCAGTATGTGTTTCAACTAATCTGAATTTCTCGACCCAGCCATTAACCTGGTTTCCGTCATTGGCCACATACATTACGCTGTAATACTTTCCATATTCGACGTAAGCATATAATTCATTGCCAGGCACCACAAAAACATCTTTTTCTGCACAACGGCTATCAGGCGCAGAATAAAACTGCAGCCGTCCTGACCCGCCAACCTTGTAGACATTATCTGTATTGTCGAAACGCACGCCTTTTGCGTTGGCAGAATCACTCAACATCGGGCATGCGTTATTGGCAAGCACGGTCAGAGGCAATGAAAAAACTATTAAAGGTAAAAATTTAACCATAACTACTCTGTCATTTTTAACAATAATGATCACATCAGAGATATAACATAATTCAATTCCGCGCAACATATCACGCAGAACCCCTTTCAATCATCCGTATTAATCGTCATCATAATATGACTGACTTTTTTATGCTCTAACTGAAATGACATGCGTTTGTGATCAGCGTCATAATATAACCAGTGTTGATTATCACTGTCATCCACTGTGCCCTGACCATATTTACTAACCAGCACATCCTGGCTATCGCCAGGTCCTACGCCTCTTGCTGTTTTGATCGCAGGCGTGTTGATGGTGATCTGTGCAATAAGATAGCTGTCGATATCACGCTGCTCTTTTTGCCAGAACAGGTTTGCAGTGTAGATTTCAAAACCATCATATTTGTGCTGGTAGTACTTATAGCTGATGTCACCGGCAGGCACATCGCCAACAAAGTTTTCACTAATCTGCGCGCCCACCTGCTTCTGAGTTTCATCGCTCCATTTATCACCTAATGTAAAAGGATGATTATTGATTTTCACGCTAAAGTCAGCGGCTGTTAAGGCTGCAGGGACTGTGAGGCTTGTCGCCGCAGTAGCCAGATTTACCTGAACGGCAGGGAACAGCAGCGCAAACGACAACACTGCCTTTCTCATAGAAAAAATCATTTTTATCAGTCCCTTATTTAAACTCAGGTATGTCATAAGAAAGATTCGCATTCGGAAAACTGTCGAACATTTTCTTCATGCTGGTTGTCTGAGCAGTAGCCCAGTTAACATCTGTCGCATACTGATGTGTACCCGGCGAGGCCGGATTCCAGCGCATTTTATACAAAGTATTCTGACCAGAGCCAACAAACTTATCAGATATCCATTTAGCGCCGCCGTCAATCGCCTTTTCCGGCGTTGTCCAGCCCTGCTTATAGGCATAGTTAGCACCGGTTTTTACCGCATTGCCATCAAGCGCGCCGATACCGTACATATTGTAAACTTTGGTTCCATTAACCATGACACCTTTAGCTAACTCACTGGTGCCATTTCCCGTCTCCAGCGCGGAATGCGCGGCCAGGTATGCCTCATTGACATTATATTTTTAGCTGCATCCAGGTAAGTTTGTTCCTGACCGGACAGCGTGCCTTTATCTTTAAGGAAAGTGCTCATATCCTCTTTGCTAATCCCGGCTGAGGAGGAAAGATCCACAAACTGATATTTGTCTTTGCCTTCCATGTGGTTGGCAGGATCGACATATTTTTTAATATCATCCTCGGTTGCGTTTACAAAGCCTTTTTTGGTTTTATCCCATTTCACTGGCGTGGCTTTAAGTCCTTTTTGCTTTTTGACCATTTCATCTACCGAGTAGTCATATTTGCTCTTCTTATCGCCAGAAGCAGAATTGGCCAACGGTGCAGCCGCCCCTTTCGCCGGTGCCGCCGCAGCCTTTGGTGCAGCGGGCGCGGCCTGGCCTTTTTGCTTCGGCGGGAACAGGTTCTCCACCGCCTGGCTGATGTTCTGTTTATGACTGGAGCCCGGTGCGCTAGTGCCTGGCTTCGCACCATCTGTGTTCAGGTTCAGTTTGCCGCCAGAGGTGGTGATGTGACCATCGCCCTGCACGAAAATATTGAAGCCTTTACCCACAATATTAATCTGGCCATTCGCATTGAGTTCGATAGCGCTCTCTCCGCATTCAAGGCGAAGTTTAGTGCCCGAACCCACAACATAGGTATCGACTACCGCATCAAGCTTGCCTTTACCGGTCAGCCGCTCTTCGCCCCCTTTTACGCCGTGGACGCGATTGGTTTCGACCCGATACAACTCATTGCCGCCCGCATAATGGCTGTGATTGTTGGCGACGGAATGGCTGGCGTCATTTTTAACATGGGTATCCATGTTTTTCTGCGCCTGGATCCACAGGTGTTCCTCACCCGCCTTATCCTCAAACCTCAGCGCGTTCGCCGTGTCCGCCGTGCCATCCTTCGACCGGCTCAGAAAACCCATCTGCGTCGCCGCCGCCGGCAGCGCCCACGGCGGCATGCTCGCCTCGTTGTACACCCGGCCGATGATCAGCGGACGGTCCGGATCGCCGTTGATGAAGTCCACCACCACCTCGTCGTTGACACGCGGGATCTGCACCCCGCCGAACCCCTGGCCCGCCCAGGCGCTGGAGACGCGCACCCAGCAGGAGCTGGTGTCGTCGCCCTTCGCCAGACGGTCCCAGTGAAATTTTACCTTCACCCGCCCGTAGCGGTCGGTCCAGATGGACTCGCCTTTCGGCCCCACCACCTTCGCGGTCTGCGGACCGTGCGTTTTCGGCCACGGCGTCTCCGGCGGTGTGCGGTACGTCACCGACGACGGCAGCACCGTGAAGCTGATGTTGTGCCGGCTCTCGCCGGTGTCGCCGCTGGCGTAACTGTTCTCGGCGAAGTCATAGGTCGCCGAGGTCACCAGGTATTCGCCGTTGTCGCTGAAGTGCGGTGCGTTGATGATGGCGAAGGTGAAGCCCGGCGCGATGCCGGTGGCGGTGCCCGACCCGCTGACGCTGTGGTGCTCGGCCTGCCCCACCTCCTGACGGATGCGCGCGTAGGACTCGCCGTGGCTGTGGTCGACAAAGTGGCCCGGCCAGTCGTAGACGTCCACCGAGCCCGGCACCGGCGACGCCGGGTTCTGCCGCGCCTGCAGCATCCACGCGTTCGGTTTGCGGAAGTCGTAGTCGTCGGTGCTGTAGATGCCCGGCGTCACGCTCTCCGCCAGCGACCACTGGCTGATGCCCTCCTCCGTCACCACGCCGCCCGACGGGGTGACGTGATAGGCGATGGTCTCATAGCCCGGAAACGCCTGATGCTGGTCCGGCGCGTCGCACAGCACCAGCGTATGCCTGTCCGCCTCGTGGCGGAAGAAGTAGTAAATCCCCTCCAGCTCCATCAGGCGGCTGATAAAGTCCAGGCTGCTCTCCTGATACTGCACGCAGTACTCCCACACCCGGTAGCTGCCCGCCAGGCGCGTCTCCACGCTGACCGCGTACTCCTTCAGCAGCGTCTGCACAATCTGCGGCACCGTCTGGCTCTGGAATATGCGCAGGTTGCGGTCGCGCCGCATCGGCCACAGGTCCGGCTCAACCGTCAGCTGGTAGACCGCGTAGCGGGTGCCGCTCAGCTCCTGGCTGCGCACCGCCACCCGGGTGATTTTGCCGTTGAGGTAGCGCGGGCCCAGCGCGTTCATCAGGCCGTCGGTCGGCAGCGTAAAGGTCACCGGCTTGCCCAGCAGGGCGTGACGGTCGATGCGCGCGTCGGTGGCCAGCAGTTCGGCGGTGAGCATAAAGGGACGGGACAGCGTCTCGGTGCCCGTGAGCGTATGGAACAGCAGGCCGTCCGCCGGCAGCTGTGCAGTAATGCGTGAGAACATGATGATTTCCCGGACAGATGGTAATCGGTGAATTAACCCGGGTATTGCCCGAGGTCAGGCAATACCAGAGGGTCAGACAAGCGTCTTTTATTATTGCAGCGGATCATATGACGAGTTAAAAATAGATGCCTCAATACTCATTGCTACGAGGCGGAATGCCAGCTAAAGATGTGTAACTGGCAAGATTACTATTATTTCACGTTGATATTCAGGGTCGCCAGAATAATTTCTACGCAGCGTTTGTTCGCTTCGAAGTGATAACTTTTATCATTTCTGTGCTGCCCTACCAATTCAACGTAGCACCACAAGCCTGAACAATTGAATATATAACTCTGATAAAAGGCGCGCATTTTCTCTTCGTCGCTGTAGAGTTCACCTGTACAGGTCGATAATGATCCCAGCGCAGCATTGATATCATTAGGAATGGGTTCCAGCTCGTTTGCCACCAGCGTGACCGAATGCTCATGGTCCCGGAAACGTTGCGTCGACTTTTCAAAAGCATCCTCTGCGGAATGGCATACGGTACCGGAATAAAAGCAAAAATTAATGACCCCGTAATTCACACCATCTATAGTGTGATCGACGATAAGCCTGTTCTCAGCAATAACGCTGGCATGCCAGGAAGCAGGTATTTTAAAAGCGTTTTCCCCATCCAGGTTAACCGAGGTCAGCAACTCCGCCATGGCCAAGTTACTGCGATGCAGCTGATTCCAGTTAACCACTGTAAAATAGATTTCATTGGCAAGCGAAGGATAGTCGCGTGCTGCACAGGACGCTTTTAATAAGAGGTAGTTCCCACCGCCGATCTCCCGATTGTAATCTTTTTGAACAGTGTATCGTGAGATCACTTCGTCACCGGAAGCGTGCGTTTTTAGGGTCAATACATCTGCAAAAATACCGTTTTCTGAGGCCTTACCGACAAGACGGCGGTGCAGAATTTTTTCGCCCATCATGGCGAGTTTTTTAAACAGCCAGTCAGACGCATTCATCTCCCACTGGCAGCGTTCATACGCGGCCCAAACTTCCAGATAAGGTGAGTCATCCGTGGTTAAGTAGCGACCGATATTGGTTAAACCGACACCAGGGAACGCAACCGGCTCCAGTTCCGCAGGTTTGAGGCTTTAAGGAAGCACAACCCAGTAATGAGCATTTCTTCTCTGGCCGATGTATAAAGGCATTTCCAGAAGCGTTGTTCGATTTCTTCTTTAGAGAAACCCGGCGTAAGGGGAAAGTATAGTCCGTTTCAAAATTCATAGCCTGTTTCCCTTCTTAATTTAATTCGCTAGCCAGATGCCGTAATAAATCACTATAGAGCCAAGAGAAACCACGCATTTTGCAAAGATGAGCATGCCAGGCACTAACTTACTGGCAGTAGGTGAAATTCGGGCATAATTATCAGCATTATATTTTTTTTGAAAACCCACAACCCCAATAAATA is a genomic window containing:
- a CDS encoding DcrB-related protein, with the protein product MNYQFNEGAFALFPAVWQDTTMNILRDEASGLAWVVSRGVISEGSDAEKEFQRQWDTLRSQMGHIQQSEFVRVMAGVDNTLHAIEVETMFDRNGQAVWQKQLATQVPDSNTLMIFTLSAMRPFNEEDGQRWSAFKQSLTLNTPRKA
- a CDS encoding N-acetylglucosaminidase, translating into MAAHSALETGNGTSELAKGVMVNGTKVYNMYGIGALDGNAVKTGANYAYKQGWTTPEKAIDGGAKWISDKFVGSGQNTLYKMRWNPASPGTHQYATDVNWATAQTTSMKKMFDSFPNANLSYDIPEFK
- a CDS encoding type VI secretion system Vgr family protein: MFSRITAQLPADGLLFHTLTGTETLSRPFMLTAELLATDARIDRHALLGKPVTFTLPTDGLMNALGPRYLNGKITRVAVRSQELSGTRYAVYQLTVEPDLWPMRRDRNLRIFQSQTVPQIVQTLLKEYAVSVETRLAGSYRVWEYCVQYQESSLDFISRLMELEGIYYFFRHEADRHTLVLCDAPDQHQAFPGYETIAYHVTPSGGVVTEEGISQWSLAESVTPGIYSTDDYDFRKPNAWMLQARQNPASPVPGSVDVYDWPGHFVDHSHGESYARIRQEVGQAEHHSVSGSGTATGIAPGFTFAIINAPHFSDNGEYLVTSATYDFAENSYASGDTGESRHNISFTVLPSSVTYRTPPETPWPKTHGPQTAKVVGPKGESIWTDRYGRVKVKFHWDRLAKGDDTSSCWVRVSSAWAGQGFGGVQIPRVNDEVVVDFINGDPDRPLIIGRVYNEASMPPWALPAAATQMGFLSRSKDGTADTANALRFEDKAGEEHLWIQAQKNMDTHVKNDASHSVANNHSHYAGGNELYRVETNRVHGVKGGEERLTGKGKLDAVVDTYVVGSGTKLRLECGESAIELNANGQINIVGKGFNIFVQGDGHITTSGGKLNLNTDGAKPGTSAPGSSHKQNISQAVENLFPPKQKGQAAPAAPKAAAAPAKGAAAPLANSASGDKKSKYDYSVDEMVKKQKGLKATPVKWDKTKKGFVNATEDDIKKYVDPANHMEGKDKYQFVDLSSSAGISKEDMSTFLKDKGTLSGQEQTYLDAAKNIMSMRHTWPRIPRWRREMAPVS